DNA from Struthio camelus isolate bStrCam1 chromosome 18, bStrCam1.hap1, whole genome shotgun sequence:
TGGTCTTGAACAGGGGGACTGGGTTGTTCAACGACCCATAATTTGTTCATGACTGTCCCGGGATTAGAAGGGTGAAGTGTTTGCTTTGCCCCCTCTGGATGCTACCAGCTCCTTTGTGTTGAAGAGGCCTTCCTCCAGTTTCCTCCTTTCAGTGACCTCCATCCTTCTGAGAAGTCTTTCTGTCTTTTAAGATTCCTGAAGTCAATGTCCTCATGCAGGCTTGGAATGTTTTTCAGTAGTGTAGGCCTTGCCTTAGCTTGAAGTATctggcagccccaggcctggccTATCTCTTCATCTCTAGCGTGCCAAGTCAGGTAGAAAAACCACACAGAGCAAAGTGTACATACATCTCCTTTGAGACCATATTTAAAGGCCTTTAGATTGTTAAGGGTCCTAAGCAAgcttgctcctccagctggcaTAAAGTCAGAATAAAACCATCTGCTTGCAGACAGGGAAGACTAAGTGGGGGGGATGAACAGGGAAATCACAAAGTAATATCCCATATGGTGCTAACTTCAAATGGCACCTTTGGGATTATCATACCAGAACATAGGCAGGACTTCGGCCTGTCTTTTGTGTCCTCTTTGCGGGTGGTCTCATGTCTGTGCAGAAATATTCCAGTACTTCTGTTGCTATTACTTTAAGGCAGTTTTTCAAGTAGGAGAAGCGATGCCCTCTCTGTTGTTGTTCATAACATATCTGTGGGACATAGAAGAAAATGCTGTTAGCTTTCTTGTTGGATCCTGAGAGGCTGGAAAGGCAATTCAACCAAGCTCTCTCCCTTTTGTTTGTGCATCGAGGATCCATAAAAAGAAGTCCTCACCTGGGTCCCAGTGATGTTTACATGGAAGACCTCAGCAGACTAGACGAAGAACAGGTGGCTCTCCGTTTCTCCGGGAGGTATGGAGGCCCAAACGAGCCAAGCTCAGACCTTCtcaagcaaacttttttttatacaCCAAAGGATCTCGGGTGCACCTAAAGCTATTAcctgatgctgctgctgtttcttctcttgCTGGTAGTGACACAGAGCAGAGTCCAAAGCCTGTGGCTGACCCCAGCAACCCTCTGTGTGTCCAGCTGCTGTCTGATTTGCCTGCCGAGAGCCCTGTGGACTCTGACTCGGATTTGATGCCTGCAATTGCACTGTCACTGTGTGGAGGCCTTGGGGGCAGCAGGCAGATCTCTCACGGTAGGTATGAGGGGAATTTTGCTTATTGCAAAACCTGTTGGGTACACCAGTGGCATGACATAGCTTCTATCCCATCAGAGAAGTTCATGGAGCACATCATCTCCTACCAGGAGTTTGCTGAGAATCCAGGAATGCTTGATGATCCAAACTTGGTGATTCTGCTCAACAAGAAGTGAGtgacctgctcttcctccctaTTTTATCCCAAGATAACCAGTGTGgccctctttttcctctctctacaGAAATGCTCCTGTAGAAATGTTTCTCCATCTGAGGCAAATATCATGATATCATAGCTATGGGCAGGCGCTTTACAGCCATGCTGTAGAACAGTGATCTGAAAATGGACTTTGTGGCTCCAGGAAGTGGTACTGTGCTGCCCTGGCTGGCATCCAGACTTGCACACAACTCTTCCTTCTGTCCTCCCACCCTGGAAAGTGTGTTTGCTCACAAGCCCTGTCAGCAGTACgtggtctgttttgttttctgcatgtaaTGATCAAATGCCTGAGGGATGCTCTAGACGAAAGAGGCCATGCCAACTGCCTTGCTGGTGGAAAGAGCTATAGCCAAACTATGACTTCTCCTTATATTCCCAAGAGAACATAGGGGATCTTCTGGATCTCTTCTGCTATCTGGATTGCATGGAGATGCTCTGCctcatctcctccctgctgccctctcaAGACTGAGCAGTCTGTGTACTGTTATTTCCATCCTTCTTGCTTGTTCTAGGTATTATAACTGGGCAGTGGCTGCTCCcatggtcctctccctgcaggccTTCCGGAGGAACATTCCTGAGGTGAGTGGCACAACACACTTGCTCCCCATGCTTGCCAGTGGGGCTTCAAGAGTGCAGTGGGGCCAAGCTGCTCCTCTGGTGCTTTGCAAGTGGTCTGGGACAGAGCTGAGGGTTGCTCTAACCTACAAACCGCAAGGTCCCTCCCTTCCTTGGCAGTAGGTACGGCCTGGCTTTTGAGTACCTGGGTTCCACTAAAGCCTGGAAAGCAGACGCTTCCTTGTCAAAAATGACCTATTTTGAGGGTTATGTCTGTGCAAGGGCTGGCAGGAGTCACATTACTTGGGGATCTGAGAGGATTTGGGACATGCATGGGCCTGCCCCAGGGCTCTGTGAACTGGCTGGGACTGCATGGAATAAGGCCTTGAGATGTTTTTTTTCAAGCTGCATCAAGGGAGCAAGTTGTGGTACCATTCCCCTCAAATCATCTCTGTTCATGACATGACAGGAGAGTTGCACGTATCTTGCCCTGTAAatgattttgcaaagaaaaatctgcCTGGGCAAGGGTTTCCTTTAGGCTGTTGGACAGCTTAGCATCTCTGTGCTGAGGAATGATTTCTTTCAATGTTCTGCCACGTTCACAGAGCACTGTCAACCGACTAGTGAAGGAGAAGATGCCCAAGAAAGGCAGCAGGTGGTGGTTCTCCTGGAGAAGGCGAGAACTGCCCAAAGAGGAGGTGTGTTCCTAGTAGTGGCTGTGACAGCCCTGTCCCTGGGGACAGGAGTTGTTCTGACCGCCAGCAGgtgcggggagggaggagaacaGCAGGGTCTTGGGGCTGACCTGAGGCTGAGTGTGGGAGAGGCCAGAGGTACCTGGTAGCAAATCATCTTCTGCAGGTGGCTGGTCCCCTCAGGTCTGTAAatgcctgagcagcaggacaaCGCCAACATGTGCCTGCACGTGGAGGCTCAGCACTGCGCAGAGCAGATTGCCCTGGCAGTGCCGAGGCCTCTCTGGGCTTCCTGCAACCACCCGCAGTTCAAGTATACCTACGGGCTGACCTGCCTTGCAGATCCAGCTGGGGTTGGCTCgttcttctccctgctctgtctGCCAAGGCACTGGGATACGGTGGTTCTTCCATATGGCGCCACCCCTGTGAAGGAACAGGGGTGCATTGCCACAGCTTTTTTTGTTATCACTTTTCCAAGTGCCAGTGAAGCAAAGTGgtctctgctgctgccctcaAGTTCCTCTGCAGCCAAGTGCTAACAATGTCCCTCTGTTTGCAGCCACAGTCGAGGCTGGGGAAGGCTGACGCAGGGATACTGCAGCCAGACTCACCTCAGCAGAggtgagtgcctccttcccaccCCTAGGCTCTAGATAGGGCAGGAGGGTTGCCTTTAAGAGACTCTTAAATGGACAGTTATACTGAATGGATTTGGGAATACGAGGGCAGAAAGCTCTGTTAACGCTCTGGCTGACCCCAGTCAAAGCAAGACCCTTCACGGCCAGGCATGCGAGTTCTCCTTCTGGATCCCCTCCAgatctctctcttgctttcatggggagagctgtggcCTGCACAGAAGAGCAGACAGGCCCTTTCCTTCCTtgtaggcaggaggaggaggtatCGTCCAGTGATGACGAGCCCCTGGATTCTGGAAACCCTTTAACAAAGGATGCCTCAGCACAGAAATCTCTGCCGACCTACAAGAAATCTTTGCGGCTCTCCTCCAAACAAATTGTATGTACTCTCTCCTTCACTGGTGTCTCTCTGTGTGGAGGGGACACAGCCTTCTCCATAGCACTCTCTGTACTCCTGACCCTATGTTTTTATAGGGCTTCCAAATATATTGCCCTAGGTGGCCTCCCTCTTAAAGCCCTGGGGCCTCTGTGGCCTGGCCAAGTGACAGTCTCAGCCTTTGGGCTTTGGACTGTCAGTGAGTTGATGCTTGTGTATCGTGTTTGAGGACTCTGCTTAAGAGAGTCTTATTTTTCTGGCTGAGCCATAAAAAACTATTTTCCCCCATATTGTAGTGGTGTCACATCTCCCTGGCATGTTTCCCCTCTGCTGCAGGAGAGGCTGAACCTGCAGGATGGCCCCAACGAGGTGGCGTTCAGTGTGACAACTCAGTATCAGGGTACATGCTGCTGTGAGGGCACCATCTACCTGTGGAACTGGGACGACAAGGTGGTGATCTCAGACATTGATGGCACCATCACCAAGTAAAGcgtccttctccctccctctgtctGTATTGCCCTCATTAGGGGAAAGGGTCCTTTCACGGCTTGCATAACCAGCCAggagggcacccaccccattgcATTCTGGATACTCACCAGGCTGGACTGGCTTAAcagcttctccctttccttctaggTCAGATGCTCTGGGGCACATTTTGCCACATTTGGGAAAAGACTGGACTCATCATGGGGTTGCTAAGCTCTTCCACAAAATCCACCTGTAGGTATCAGGTTGACTAGCACCCTGAGgctgaggggaggcaggagggtggtggAGAAGAGGCCTAGTGCCAAGGTCTGGGAGCCAGAGTAAGGGCTCCTCACTCATGGAGGATGGCCAAACTGGCCCTTGTTTTCTGCTGTCAGTGTAGTGAATGATGTCTAATGCTTGCTGTGCTGTCTGGgatgctggggctgggggaagaaGGCAGGGGGCTTTTACTGTAGATACTTGAGTGAGCTGCCCTGTTGTCAGCAGTGTGGCATGCATAGTCCAAGTCTCCCTCAATCTTCTGTCATTGCAATCCAAGCATGGAGGATGTGGTAAAAGAAGGCAGTTGTGTTCTGTGGGTACCTGCTGTTGGCAGAGTTGTCTGGAAAGCTCATGTGCCAAGCAGAGAAGCTCTACTGTAGCAGCAAATTTTACTGTTTGCTCGTTCAAAGCTTATTGCTTCTTCCTGCCTGACCCTCTTGTCACTTGCACCATTGCTGCTAACTCATATTTGCACCATTGCTGCTAACTCATATTTGCACCATTGCTGCTAACTCATATTTGCACCATTGCTGGTCTGCTCATGTCCCGCTCAGATCTAGAGGACCTGAGCATGGGGTGAGGCCTACAGCTGTGTGGGCAGGGCCTTCCCCCAAGATGCTGGGAGCATACACTTGCAGTAGCTTCCTTGGGGAtgtggctgggcaggaggggtTGTCAATGGGGCTTTGGCAAGTGAGAAGCAGGAGATAGCTGAGTGCTGAAGATGCAGCTGTGAAGGTTGAGATCAGACAAGAAAGTGTGTGTGGGACCACTAGCTCTGCCCAATTCCTTTGACTTGCAGTACAACAGTACATTTCCAGTCTCCTTAATCAGTGGCAGTTGCCTTTATAGGCACCCAGCTATTTATGGTATTTCCCCTCCTCCGGGAGATAAACCTGCCTTGAGATCTGATGCTGTCCCATCTCACTCTCACTGCTATTCAGTCCCTGTGGCTGCGGGTAGCAGCGTGTGCAGGAGCCTAGGGTTCAGGTCTGTCCCTTTGACCTGGCATCTCTGGCCACTAAGAGGCACTGTTGGCCCATTGTTCGTTCAGCCAGGCTTAATGTGGAAACGGGGCTTCTTTATTCCGTTCCCCACGGTGctgggaggtgaagctgggctcAGTCCCTCTGTGGTGCCATACCTGGGAGCCACGGATGCGCACAGCTGGGGCCTGCCTTTACCTGCACCTCATCTATTATAATCTCTGATTCCGCAAGAGTGCGGTACCATCCTGCCTGAGCTGCTGATAGAGCAACGCTAGCAGCTTGATGCGACCGTAGGGACCATGTTCAGCTCCCCATAAGCTGCACTGAGTCCATAAGGATGTGACAAAGGTGCTATTATATGCTGGCCTAGGAGTCAATGTCCAGATGCACAGCAGAGGTCCATGCAAATGGCAGGAGGTAGCTGTGGGACACTCAGTAGTGAAAGACACCTTACAGCAGGAGTGATGCTGCTAGGAAGGACCTGGAAGAAAGCACAGGGCCCCTCTTCACCTCTGTTCTTCAGGCTTCGCCACAGCAAGGATAAAGACGCTTCTGGGTTTCCGATGAGCAAACAAGCTACACCACTTGTGAAGCCATCCTGTTTCTTGAAGGGGTAAAGATGATTTGGGTTAGACCAGGCATTCAGTTTCACCCTCTGCCCTCAGGTGAGGGGCAAAAGGTATTGGAGAGTGCCATGTCCAGAGCACAGCTCTGAGGGGTTCCTTGTACTCTCTCTAGCAATGGCTACAAGTTCCTCTATTGCTCAGCAAGAGCGATCGGCATGGCGCACATCACCAAAGGCTACCTGAAATGGGTCAATGAGCAAGGCTGTGCCCTTCCCAAGGGTCCCATCCTGCTTGCCCCCAGCAGCCTCTTCTCTGCCTTCCACAggtacctttttctctctctatccccagccctgcaccttcctGTGCCCACGGTGATggcacttccccctcccccagcctcgAAGCTGAGGGGTGTCACAGCCTTAAGCTGCGTCTGGCCTACGTGGTGCTGGATGCCTTTCATGGATGGCTGCAGGAGGAACTGGGCCTGTCCTCCCTGAAGCTTTGTGGTGAAGCTCTTGCAATATGTGGGGTTTCTGTTGCCCTTTAAAACCTCTTCTTAGAGTCCCAAATGGCCTGGCTGTCTGCAGTCCTGGCCTGGTGATGCTGCTCTGACCTCTGCTCCATGCGTGtactttgtgctgcagggaggtGATTGAGAAGAAGCCAGAGGTGTTCAAGATCGCCTGCTTGATGGACATTCAAAACCTATTTACCACAAAGCAGCCCTTCTTCGCAGCCTTTGGGAACAGAGTCAATGTGAGTGGGTCCCCTGGAGATAAAGGGGAGGGtgctggctggggcagggggactgGCACGTTTCAGCAGCTCTCACGCTTCTTATTGACCTTCCCTTGGCAGGACGTGTATGCTTACAAGCAAGTGGGACTGCCGGAGAGTCACATATTCACTGTCAACCCCAAGGGAGAGCTGATCCAGGAGCTCACCAAGAACCACAAGTCAACGTAAGCTGCCTGCATGCTCCTTAGCGCTTTTGGGTTAACCTAGATTTAACCCAAGGAAGAGTCTCTTGggagaaaaaagtaaacaaaactctGAGTTACACTAGACAGTttcccagccagccagccaagcAGGCTGCTGAGAGGATTTCTGATGGCAGTGCTGGGCCATGATTACATGGCTGAGGATGGACTAGTGCATGCTGTAACGCTAGCATGAGCTTGGAGGTCTTGACTACCCAGTTGCAAGGCCCCTGCAATTGAGGTTGCCTCAAGTCCCTTTTTGTCCATTACCGCTGCAATTCCTTTCTTATCTCCTTAGGTACGAGCGGCTGTCGGAGCTGGTGGAACTGATCTTTCCTCCCCTAGGGCAGAATGGGAACATTGCTCTGGCGTGTCCAGAATACAGCTACTTCACCTACTGGAGATCTCCACTGCCTGTCATTGACTTGGAAGACTTCTCCTGACACTGCTGCCTGTGGAGACCAGACCAAGGACACTCTCATGAGGATAAGGATAGGCCAGGACTGGATGCAACAGATGCATCTTCTCCCCCCATATGCTGCTCAGGCATTTTGCACTTCTGATATGGGTCGTGTTCCGCACTAGAAACACTCCTTCTCAAGGGGCAAAATGGGGGTAAGGGGAACTCTCACTTTAGAAATATTCATTTACTAAATTGACATTTCCTATAAGCTAGGTGTTTTCTTAAGGTTCTTAACATGTTTAAAGCATGGCTATTTTTAAAGTGGTGgatcactgttttatttattgaTAGGCCTCTAGCATAGCTATTGCTACCTCCGGTTTGACTGCTGTTCCCAGACAGTCCATCTACCTACAGTTTGGTAGCTGATGGAGTGAAGCTGTCATGTGGCTTAACTCATGAAGGTGGCTGGAAGCAGTCAAGGTTTGAGTGCTCTTCACTAATAGCATGAATAAACAGTGCCTTGATCTAGGCTGCCTTTTGCTCACTGTAGCCCTGTGCATGGAAGTGGGGAGCCAGACTCCCAAGTCCTTTCACAAATGTGGGTGGGCTTATCCCCATGAAGTGCTCTGTCAAGGGGGCTAATCTTGGTGGAGATGAGACCTGCAGCTTCCTGGGTCTGTGGAGCAGCTTAGAAAAGGACTTTCCTACCTCCCACCTTCAGTTAAAGCCGGAAAGCTGACTTGATACAGGAGACAAACCCTGGCTTACAAgtgtgggcatggaggggtaaatATCCTCTGCCTGCATCCTGCCTGTTCCCTGTGCCAGGAAAGGAACTTGTTCCTATGCACATGTGTTGGAAAGTGCAAGGAGAACACAGTTTTGCTGTCCTGAAGCTGAGTTTTGTCAGGCCTCAGCCAGCCTCTCCATATGCTGCCTGGGGAACTTCTCCAAACCCTTGCTGTTGGCATCACCATGCAGGCAGCTGTGCGTTCAGACAACCTGGTCCTCCTGCTCTGGGAGCACTTAGCTGTAACTATCTAAAACAAAAATGCAGGCAGGAGCACTGCTGGGTGTCTTCCTCTAGTCTGGTATCCAGCTTCTCCCTTCCCTGACCATGGCATGTGAGCGTAAATAACTTCTGGTCTCCtgccctctcttcctctcttaaaTAGTCTGTGTTTTAACTCTAGCTCCCTGTCTTAGCACAATTCTGGTgttaggcttttttattttttttttctttaaagctacACACATCATTTTGATGCTGGAAACCTcagcaagaaatattttattttcctttccagtacaAACAATCTTTCACCTTTTAAAATCTGAACAAATGTACAAGGTTTTAAAACCAATAAAACACAGCCTCTTAACAGGATCAGTCGCCAGCCCCCTCAGAAATCTGCCCAGTGCAAGAACAACCACAAGGCCAGTATCCTTCCCTCTTTGCAAGCAGCAAATGCCCTATTTTACACAAAGTTCATTTCACTTTTTGGAGCATGAATAGCTGGGAACTGACATACAAACTGTCCATATCTTCAAGTGACTAGGCAGGAACAGTCCAACATAGCACCATTTTCTGGAAGGTGGATTTCTTCCTTGCTTCTCCTGTCCTAGCTTTGTTACCAACAGTCGCAGCTCCCTCTGTGCTGGAGGGAGCTGTTCTTATTCAGCTGTTCTCTAAACCAAGCTGTGGCTTACTAGCCTGCCTGGAAATACCATTAGCCTGGTGCTTGGTTAGTTTTTCCTCTTTGGTTGCTGCagccctttttctccctcttgtgACAAGATATGGAGGTTGGCTagggcaggaggggagagggctCCCTGGACCATTAAACAGGACCAAGGGCTGGCTTGAAACCCTCTTCTTTGGCTGGGGCTGAAACTGTCTTTGTGCTCTAACAGCAGTTTCTTTGGGATGGCCAAAGGCAGCTGGATATTGCtcctcagctccttcctccctcagctgAACAAGAGTCTCAGCAGTGGCAGCCTTGCCCCAAATCAGCAAGGAGTAGAGCAAGTGGATTTTGTCGCTGTGAGCATCCCTCAGTCCAAGCAGACAGGTGGTAAAAGTGTGGCGGAAGGTTTGGTCTGCTCGTACTGCCAGCTGGATGCTGCAAGCTTGCGTAGCAGGAGAAAACGTTTCTACCATGTCAGGGTAACACGACATGGCCAGCAGGACTTGGTGATCCTTGTGGTTCCTTCCAGCCTTGGAGCTTCTGTTTGAAGGAGCTAACTCAGCTGGGATGGGATGGAGGAGAAAAGTTGTCCCTGTTGCCCCTCAGCTGGGCATTGCTGCTGCCTTGTAAGCAGAGAGCAGCTCCCGGGTGGATGCAGCAGGCTGTGTGGTGCTTACTACTTCCACCGTTTGTCCTGACTCGGGAAACCACGGTGGGGAAGAGCAAGGACGCATAgcaaggcagcagcagggctgaagGCTAGCTGCTGTGAAAGGCTCAGTTAGTTGCCGTGCAGAGCCCACAGAAAAACGTATTCCTCTGCTATAAAGTGCCAGAGCTGGTCATGGAGGATCTTTCATTTCCTCTTCATCCTTTCTGATAATAAAGTCCCTACAGGCTGAACAGCAGAGGAGGCCCATGCCTGGCCTCTCTGAGGAGGTGGATTTTGTGGGGAACGGCTATGCGGGAGGGGCACCAGATCCACACGGTGAATCTGGAGTCACTCAGGAGCTTGTATGGCCTTTTCTAGTCTGTGTTTTCATGGGAAACCAGAGTGACATTGGGCAAATCACCCAGGTCTCTTGTACCTCCTGCAGCCTGGCTCAGGCCCCCGAGTGGGGGGGGTCAACCCTTCCCCATGGCTGAGCCAAGGACATGTCCTGGCTCGCTTCTCAGAGATGCTGTGAGGGATCcctaccttcctcctcctcttccttggcGCTTGCTAAGGGAGTGGGTTCCTGGGCAGCGTTAGCAGATGaatgcgaggaggaagcaggcttGTGCTCCTGTGCTGCTGGAAAGGGAAATGCTATGACTCCCTGCAGAACTGGTGCCTCCTCCCTCTCAGAGCTGGACCTCACCTTCCCCACAAGGACACAAGGGAACCCATCTTCACAGTTTAAGCAATAAAACAGAAGAGTGCCAGAGCTGGAGGGCAGGACTGTTCTTCAGGCATCTACAGACACGTGTCTTCAGTAACATGCAAAGGGCTGTGGTTCATCAGGGAAGACACAAGCTTTTCGTAACCCTTTGTGCCAGTCCCAGGTGCAACCAGAGAGCAAAGTACAATGGGATCACAAAGCACAGCACCGCCAAGGCACTGCGTGGCCTTCCTGCAAATGCCGCTGTGGCAGTCGTTAACTGCTCAGTGTGGTTTTTCAAAATATGGCAAGGGAAAGGGGGAACACCAAGAAAAACTTTGCAATCAGACAAGCACCATGACAGTGGATTGTTCAAACTATATGTTTTCCTAATGCATATCCTCATATGCTCTGTAGAGCATGTGCATTTGCATGAAGTGTATAAACAGATTTACCTTACACAAGGAGGGCTGACATCTCGAAGAGGGGAATACAGTCCAGGGGGATGTGCGAATACTTGTTGTCTTTGAAATCCGTAATTCCTGTCGCAAGTTTTGCTGCCTATAAGGAGCCCTGGCTCTCTTTACTCTCTGGATTAAGATGCAGGTGGTCTTTAGGCCAGAGAAACTCTATTCCTCAACTCACAACACAACTACAGGGTTTTATTCTTCAAGAAGAgataaatccaaaaaaaaaaaaaaaaattcccgcCTCCAGCTTCCTCTTGAATTGCCCTTCTGGAGTCATCAGTCCAGAAGCCAAAACAATACCCCCAGTTACAGAGGCAGGCACCTTGCTACACAGTGTCAGTACAGCTGCTAAACATCAGGAGGGAAGTACGGTaatggcaagggaaaaggagggctggtaagttttaaaaaaaagggggatggGGAAGAAGAGGTTGTAGcagcttttaatttatattttcattaaaaaaatatccaAAGAACTGTTGTCACATTGGAGTAAGTCTGTATGATATAAGTTAATTCTGTTCTTCAAGGCAGggcgaggagaaaaaaaagaagcaagtttCAGGATGGCTAATGCTGCTTTCCATCTGCCTGCTCCTCCAAGTGGCTGACCTGCTCCGCCAGCTCAGAAACTTTGGCTTGGCAGTCAAGCAGGTTGTCCTTCAGTCCTGTTATTTCCTGAGAGTGGGCAGCCAGGGTCCTGTTCATATGGTCCATGTAGTCCCACAGACTGCCTGTGTGTTTCTCCAGTTCGTCCCTGATGACATCCAAGCTTCCCGTGACGGCACCCAGCCTGCCACAGACGCTCTCCACTCGGGACACCCGGTCGTCGAAGTGAGAGATCTCCTGCTGCAGGTCATGGGCCACGTTTTTGCAGGAGCTCAGATCACTGACAATCCTGGCTTTGAGTCGCTCCAAGTCTCCTTTCAGGTTCAGGACACGCCGATTGCTGAAGAACAGCTGGGAGCCTTGGTCGCTGACTTTCTCCTGGATGGAGTGGACCTCGTCCTCGATCTTTCGCTCATG
Protein-coding regions in this window:
- the LPIN3 gene encoding phosphatidate phosphatase LPIN3 isoform X3, which translates into the protein MQFGRRGPPLPQAQTMNYVGQLAETVFVTVKELYRGLNPSTLTGCIDVIVVRQPDNSFQCSPFHVRFGKLGVLRSKEKVVDIKINGEPVDLHMKLGDNGEAFFLQESEENEGSIPSHLCTSPIPMEESPEDLAQASQGQEASSSEVTLRKRKRRKKKPKQKEVTESNLEGCKDTESEMSLEEKYRLPTPSDSVYFSFTDLPKEESGSLQSQEIYPYSDGELASVDSFTLSHPSSPKRDSELEIRLQESFALGAESHMQWAWGRLPQVNKSERVESAKSMKTTATAATVASVTPAPMDIPTHLVTTSEGLEGGPSPARLQDAPCSSALSVVEPTPTPQKESSPPRLKDIPSTVGAESLSEPSSTLQEEQRAEKQEGGESIVPEVQPNSKLLAADGDASLRQAGSESPEPHLESQRRKGSIKRSPHLGPSDVYMEDLSRLDEEQVALRFSGSDTEQSPKPVADPSNPLCVQLLSDLPAESPVDSDSDLMPAIALSLCGGLGGSRQISHEKFMEHIISYQEFAENPGMLDDPNLVILLNKKYYNWAVAAPMVLSLQAFRRNIPESTVNRLVKEKMPKKGSRWWFSWRRRELPKEEPQSRLGKADAGILQPDSPQQRQEEEVSSSDDEPLDSGNPLTKDASAQKSLPTYKKSLRLSSKQIERLNLQDGPNEVAFSVTTQYQGTCCCEGTIYLWNWDDKVVISDIDGTITKSDALGHILPHLGKDWTHHGVAKLFHKIHLNGYKFLYCSARAIGMAHITKGYLKWVNEQGCALPKGPILLAPSSLFSAFHREVIEKKPEVFKIACLMDIQNLFTTKQPFFAAFGNRVNDVYAYKQVGLPESHIFTVNPKGELIQELTKNHKSTYERLSELVELIFPPLGQNGNIALACPEYSYFTYWRSPLPVIDLEDFS